GAAGGAACTGATATCCCAAATATCGATTGCATTATCCTCGCGAGGCCGACGAGGTCTCGCAACTTGCTTGTTCAAATGATCGGTAGAGGAATGCGGTTGCACCCGGGAAAGAAGAACTGTCATATCATTGATCTGGTCTCGAGTTTGGACACTGGAATCGTGACCACACCAACGCTATTTGGTCTTGACCCTGATATCCTGGTTGAGAGGGCAACAGTGAATGACCTACGCAAAATCAAGGACACAGAGCATGTCACGTCTCAACAACCTTTGTCATACCAGACAACTCCCGGGCCTGGAGCCGATAGTGTCACATTCACAGACTATGACTCGGTTTTAGATCTTATCGCTGATACGTCTGGCGAGAAACACATCCGGGCCATAAGTAAGTATGCATGGGTTCAGGTCGGAAAAGAAAAGTTTGTGTTATCGTCACCGAGCGGTTCATATGTTCGAATCGAGCGGGTTAATGAACAGCTTAACACAAAGGGGCCGCTTTACCGAGCTATAGAGGTACGAGCTCTACCGCCTGGCGTAGCCAAAGCACCATACGCAATGCCACGGGAGATCCTCACGGCAGCCACATTCACTGATGCAGTGCATGGAGCGGACAGTTTCGCGGCCAAGATGTTCCCCCACACATTCATTCACCGCTATCAAAGATGGCGGACACTTCCACCTACACAGGGACAAGTTGATTTTATCAATAAGATGCGGGGAAAGGCGGAACCTTTGAAGCTCGAAAACCTAGACAAGGGTAAGGCGGCGGACATGATCACAAAGCTCAAGCATGGGGCGCGTGGTCAGTTTGCGAGAATTGAGGCAGGACAGAGAAGACAAGATAAACAAGACCGCTTGGCCGAGGCTAAGAGACTTCGAGAGCAGGTCAAAGTAGGACCTGTAGCATCATAATGCAGGAAATGAGCCATATGTAGTGGTGTCTGTGCTTGTGATTGTATGTATAACACGGGATATAGATGGCAGCGCGCGGGGTGGTTCGTTTATGGACTTCTGTATATAACTGTACTATAATCACTTACGGAATGTTTCTAGAAGTTGACACGGATCAATGTATGACCATACAACGTTACAAACAACCCGACCCACGAGTCTCCCATCGTATACACCGGCTCTGCCGAAGATGTAACCGCCACAGAACGATTTCGTGTATGCTCAGAACCGGTACCAAGGGCGCAAACAGTTTATAAAGCTGGCTAAATCCTCATATATCGTTGACATCGAGATCTGTCCCTCGGCTCGTGACTCACTGACGGTGAAGGTATGCGGGAGTTGTCAGCTCATTCAAGACGTTAAGAGAGGGGATTTGGCCTTGTTACGTTCATTCGTAAAAATTTGTATGAACACAAAGTTGGGCCACAACTTATATCAGTGAGAAATAGGTACTCATACACTTTTTTCGTGTGGCTGTATATAAGACAGTGACTGGAATTTGCTTCCCTGCTGAGTGAACTTTCTTCAACACTCGCAGGAAGCCGTTGACACTGGCTACCCCTGATTAGCAGCGCATTATCAATTGTTCAGGCATTGTTGGTTTTATACATTCGACTTGTTCAGGTCTAGGTAGTTGGTGAGTTGGAGTGACAGGCACTGGCGGGCGGCTGCGCAGCTCTGTTCAGTCATTATTTGCTCACCTATACACATTGTGAATATTCGCCTCCCTCCTCCCGCGCACACAATACTTTCTCATTTTAGAATAAACACAAATCTATTTTTTCTGGATAGATCTGTTGAAGACTTGTTATCAGAGACACATCTTGATGACCTGaactcaacaccaaccttcatcatgaagccGAACAAGTTGTCGGCCCCATGCGCCCAACCTACTCCTCCTCTACTCATAGAGAATCTAGGCAAAGAAGTGCCTCTCAATagaagtcaagaagagaaacaagaCACTTACCCAAGCTCTTCATCTAGGAACAATCTCAAAGTATTCTCGCCACACAGTCCGCGAGCTCTTAAAGATTACCTCTGCAGCCCCAACCAGGGAGAAGTGTCTTCAGTTGATCTTCACACCCCTCCTACCGACCCTCAAAAGGATAAGCtcgatgttggagatggacgCGAAAGCAAGCTCAAACGGAGCATCGACGCCCAAGTCAATCGACCTCGGGAGTATCACAAGCCCAACACTAGCCACCGATCTCAGTTCACCTTTCCAGAGCGCAAGCCCGAATTCAAGATGCTAAAGAACTGGCATTCCGAATGCACCTATCCTTGCAACAAAGAATATCccgaagatgatgagttcaCCTTTAAGCCCAGAGTCCTCGCTAAGCAGATCGACCCTGAGATACCTCTATCCCTACACAAGTGGCATAGTGAAGTCAACTTTCTCGAGCCACTCGCTCTTGAAGCAGATATTCGTCAAGAGTATGCTGTTCATGTTACCTACAAGAAGCACCATCACGATGCTAGTGTCAAAAAGATCAATGATGAGAGACAGGCCACTGCGGAACAGGAGGCTATCAAGATGCTCGACTTGAACACTCCAATCGAATTCCCTGTGGTGCCCCGCGAGGTACAACAAGAAATATACAACGACAAAGTCGAAGTTGCCGCTTTGACCAGAAAGATTGCCATTCGCGATGGATATGTCGAAGGCATGATTGCTGGAGAATTCACTTTTCACCCAGATACCTCTCACTTACCACTTACCGAGAACCAGACGGCGGTTCTTCGTGAAGCTGAGAGTTTTCAGGGGCTGTTCTCGCTGGGAGAGgtcaatgaagatgaagatgaataTAATATTCTCCAGAAGACTTCAAAGGTCAAGTCTTCCAACAAGTCTTCGACTTGCAAATCTTCAAAGTATGATCAGTGGCTCAAAGAGCAGTCATCCAATATCTGTCAGGCGACTAAGTggcttgatgaagaggcagAGTTTTCGAAGAATAAGGCATACAACAAAGCCTTTTCCAAGCAGGTCAAGTACCACTTCCCAACTTTCAACTCATCCCATATGAAAGAACTTCCCAAAGCCGTCGACACCAACAAACTTGAATGGGAGACCGACTATTTCCCCTACCTGCTCCCTGAGACTGAGTATGACTCTAAGCGTCACAATATGTACGAAACTCCTGTCAAGACTAATGTCCCCAAATGGTTCCCAACCTTCACCAGCTATGGCGTTGTCCCCCTCAACCGCCGCAACGGCATCGGGAAGCAGTACGAAGAGTTCCTTACCCAGATCTGGAGACTCGAGAACCAAATGCGCAGCAAGGAAAACAACAAGTGGGATAAGAAATGGCACGAACCCAGCTCTCACTGGGCCGAACCTTTCCAGAAGGCGAGCGGTGGCTAGTGGAAATGCCGTTTCGACCCTGGCAAGCTGGTAGAGGAGCAGTTCTGTTACAAGTACCATAAAGGTCAAGAATGGGTCACATTCGAGAAGGCCGCGCCGCGCGATCTTGTCGAGCAAGATGTGGTTTCTAGGGAATTCAGCTTCGATGATGTTTTCGACATGGACGGTGGTCATGACAACAAAGCCATTGGTACGAAGAAGCCCGAAGTTCATCTCAAGGAGATCGAAACGGCTGTGAAGAAGGCCATTGCGAAGGTTGGTATATGAGCGTGGAATGTAACCACCAGAACTGGGGCTGATAACCTACGAGAGATGAAGGCAAGGAAAGGAGACGTCGATGAGGGATGAGTGAGGGCCATGTCATTATAGAACGTTTTCGCATAGATAAATTTGGATAACGTTCTCACGTGCTAACTCTACTATACTGCGTTCCCAGGCTTGACATGaagtgaatgaatgaatgaaatGTGTcatatattataaagaataCATAAGATGCATGATAGTAGCCATTCCACGTTAACCCTGTGACCCTTCGATCTCAATGGCAGACACATCAACCACGacgtcttcctcctcagtcttAGCCTTCTCCAGCAGAGGTAACATTTCACCTCCCCTCAGCAACACAAGCTTGTTATTATCTTCTCCATACTTCAAACCAACTGTAACTCCATCTAGACCCATCGCTTGAGCCTTGATATTCCATAGCAGTTGCAGAACATCTCCCTCCTTGGAACAACAGACATAGCCTAGCGCCACATCCGCAGAGTGCATCTCGCCCTGCACACCCTTCGTAGCTGGTTTCTCACCCACCAGGAGGCCCAAGACATCATTGCCTCGCCATCCCGGAGGCGCTGCTGCCATAGCGCCCTTGAGCTCGCGAACGTACATTGGGCTTGCACTCCGAGCACCTGCTTTGCATTGGAGAATCACTTTAAATGTTTGTGTCGTTGAGGGGAGTGTCCATATCCCTAGAAGATCCATGCCACGGTCTGACTGCCCGCCGACGCGTTTGAGAAAGAAGCCATACTGGGATAGTGTATCGGCGACTGTGTATTCGTAATGGGTGCCTCTGTAGACCGTAGATCTTTTGTTTAAGCTGACACGTTCCACATATGATAAGAAGGATTTGAGATCGGAGTGCTCCTTGGTCGGAGCATCGGGATATATTAATTCAAAGGGTTTTGGAGCCTTAGCTTTGCGCTTGCTCATCAACTTTGCACCATTTATTGCGCGACACCATTTTGTCGACTGATTGACATGCCTCGAGACATTAAAAAAGCCTCGAAGCAAAATAGGCATCATTCATAGAGTGTTGGCCGATGTATCAAAACTTTCCATCTTAAAACCGTGGGTTATGAAGATTGAGACTGAATATGCATTAAACGGGGTTACATATACCCTGTCCACGTTTTCCAAGTGTTATCATTCGAGCTGGGTTTGAGGTGAGTGTACTATGAGAGATGATCAACTGTTCTCACTTAGAATAGCTACATTAGTCTTGAGTTTGTGATTATTTATTCGGACTTGGTAGATGGAAACCTTGAGCTTCCATTGTACCTTGCTTTACCTTGTCGGTTAAGCTGAACAGAAACCACACAATCACTCACAACTACAGGACTTGCTATGAACTATGACTTCAATAGTTTATTCATTGTTGAATTCAATCGCTTTTTTTTAGACATACACGTAGTGACATATCCAATACTTTGACTTGTTCACATGCAAAATCCCTGGCGCCAGCGCAGCACAAGTTCCACTCATCATACAACATATCCAACAATTATACAAAAATGGCCAATAAAACTAATCCTCTTTACATCATCATAGCATATCGCCCTCTGCGTGGTCTTGCATGCCTGGTGGGAATATACTATTAGCCAGGCGTGATGCCGGTTGAGGCGGTGGTTTCTCCCTGCTCCTCTCGTCTCGTGAACGGCTGCTTGGCCCGCGCCTCATCCTCGACTGAGGTCTTCGTGTTACGGGCTTGATCATATTTTCCAAGTAAAAGGCGCTTTCGGTATGCCCTGTGCCAGgcctctcatcatcagcatcagagAAGCCCCCCACATACTCATCATCGGAAACAATATCGCCCATCTGTGGTTGATAAGAAGCTGGAGCTGAGGGTGATGTGATGGATCTGGAATGCAGGCCTGGTCTGACAGTAGGAATTACCACACTGAAGGCGCCTGGATTCATAGTATTCGAGCTTACCTCCCTCGATAATCCTGGAGATCGATCGGAGAATCCATTCTGGAAGGAGGTATTGTTCGAGGCTTCGTGAAGAATGGGCAGAATCTGCTCATCGTAAAGTTCTGCTCCAGTTTCGAAGGACTCTGGGGTATATTCAGTGATTGTTCTGGAAGATCTGCCATCGTCATCTGTTGTAGGACTGGATGGCTCTTCGAAGAAATCGTCAAGGCTGTCCAGTTTGGTTGCAAGATCTCCTGAGTGAACGTCTCCGCGCCCTTCATCAGACAACATCGTTTCGGTTCGTTCTGGTGCGCCAAAGTAGTTGTATGGAAAGTCATCGGCATGAAACTCAACATCGGGGGTGGGCGAAGTTTCGGTCAACATCCCTTCTGAGCCCTGACAAGTATAGAAAGCGGCATGAATATTGGCCCGCGTAGCGTCTGTCTTCTTCGCAGGCATAGGAATGGCCCATCCTGATGCCTCAGGTATTCCAAACAAACTCTGCGTACGCTCGTATTCCTTGCGGATCGCCCTCGAGGTTGGCCGTGTCATACTCATCCTCAAATGGTGCTTGTCCATATGATTTCCAGACATGGTCATGATGTTGTCCAGCACCTCAAGCGCCTCCATACAGAACTCTGTCTGTAGGAGCCGAAGAAGTGGGGAGATCAGATCGGATCCATGACCAGCGAGTTCAGGCTTGCGCATGTCCACTTCAGGAATTGCGACACAAAGGATCCTCATGGTCTGAATCTTCACCCACGACAAGGAGTTTGTGAGGAGCCCGGTTAGGAAAGTCACCATCTGGAAGTCCATCTGCGGGAGATAGTACTCTCGTAAAGCTCCCCATAGCTCAACAATGAAGTCTTTGCTGCTGCCCTGTGGATTCCCCAATGCGAAATCATCCAGAGCCTCAGCAATACCAGCCAAGCCTTGATTATCGGCTTCTTCCTGGAGGAGTCTTGCCGTCTGGATAACGCTTTCGTCCGAGGTGGACTTCTCAAGTTCGTTCAAGAAACGGGGGAAGTTGGCCAGTAACGAGAAGAATAGACGAGACTCATCGCCGACTAAGCCGTCGCTTGGTATGTGTACCAACTTATCTATTGTGTCGAGAGTTGGTTGCCAACAAAGGGACGACCGCAAACCCTTGTGAAGTAAAGGCTGGATACCTTCGAATATCCCCTCCCAGCGAGACGGCTGGCCGTCGGCAAGTATTCGTCGCACATTTGGCGAGCTCAAGTCCAATTTTGTAAGGAATTTGTTGAGCATTTCGACCGCTTCCAAGAACTCCCGTTCGTTGATAGACTCTAAACAAGCACAGGTCGTCCAAAACAGTTGTGGGAAGTTAAGAAGAtcttcagcatcaagcttgacaaTGATGGTCTTCAAAGTCGTCAAGATTTCCATGGAGAAGGATTGGATTTCCGGGTCTTCATCAGCAATAGTATTGGACAATCGGGCAAGCATGTCTCCAAGCATTGGCTGGTCCACAGATGTAAGAACGCATCTGAAGATTTGGAATGACCGGCAAGCAAGATGTCGAACTGGGCAGGACGTCGCCCAAGTTAGCGAAAGGCGTCCCCAATGCTCTTTGATTCCAGGAAAGGTCGTCTCAAAGGTTTTGATAACCTCTGTTGTAAGGAACTCCATACTTGGCGGCACCTTGCTATCGTGGTCGTCAACCTTGCCGTTACTATCCTCATATCCCCAGACCACAGAGCGATCGTGCCGGCGGATCATGTCAATCagatcctcgatggctttCTTGTCAACATCATGAGTCTGATCGTCTATCTGCGAAATGACCACCTCATGAATAAGATGCACGAGCATCTCTCGTGCCTGCTCCTGAACCAGCGGAGTGTAATGATCCCAAAGGACGGTGACgacctgaagaagaagcgggACGTTTTCGAGGGTAAGATGAACTGGAGATACCATTAGATCCACAAGTAGGATCAGTGACAGTTGGCCGAGAGAAAAACCAGCTTGCTTGGTTCCAACTGGGAGAGCCTCGGCTAAGTTAGCACAGTAGGGTAGAAGATTAATGTCAGCTGGGggctcaacagcatctcGCTTCTCGTTCGGTACCATGGCCTTTGGGGTTATCTGCATAAGAAGGAATTCAACAACCTTGATGCCAGGCGTGCTATTGGTGGTTGAGAGAAAAACGACAATTTGCTTAGCATACTCCACGAAATTCTGCTCCCGACGCTCAAGACACAGCTGCATGATGAATTCGAGAACCAAGCGAACGTTTCCTGGGTAAGGCCCAGATGCAAGAGCCTGCCAAAGAGCTTGAACCTCATTATGCAGTGCGCCGCTGGATTTGATAGTGATCTCGAGCAGGTTTGCAAGCAATACAAAGGACTGTGCCGCAGGTCCACCGCTAGGGTCCAACTTTAACTCAATGGACTGGATCCAGGGCAACATGACTGCAACAACATTTCGTTGAGCTGCAGGTTGAAGATCCTTGAAGTAGAGGGTGAACTCGGAGAAGATATGAAATGCCAGTTCTGTGTGTTGCTTGGCAAGGCGTTTGGAGATTTCGAACTGTGCTAGTTTGTATACAGCCTGCGTTTTGTCTGAGATGCTGATGTCAAAGTCTTGGATCTTGGAGTTTCTCTGTTGGCGTGCCTCCAAGCTCCGAAGGACAGTCGAAGACTTGGACCGGATCTCGCTTTGATCATTGCCCAATGTGAACAGACATAGACCAAGGAGCTTCCAGAACGGACAAGGATAATCAATGTGATCCTGCAGAACTTGTGTGACCACAGTGAAGTAGCTTTCGAGGACTTTAGGGGCCTCAGCCAAATAGCAACGTGCAATACAATGCTCCATCAAGTAAGGAACCTCCTGATTGTGGACAATTAGGTTCTGGAGGGCTCTTCTGCCGATGACGTTCATCTTATCGCTTCCCGAGTTGAAAATGGAGTCGATCCATGCAAGCATGCGTCGAACATCAAACTGAAGGACCACGTTACTCTCAGTTGTGACGCTAATCGGTCCGCCACACAAAGCAGCCATTGCACTGAGGGCTGCAGTCCGGAGGTTTCTCTTCTCTATCTCCATCGCTGCGGTAGCAGTGCCTCGCTCGCCCAAGGTCTGTTGGTCGATTAGCGATTGCCGCATGGTGTCCTCTCGAGCACGGATCTGTTTCTGATTCGGCGAGAATCCGCACCAGTCCTCCATCAGCGAGAACGCCGATTTTCGGGATTCAAAAGTCATCCATCGGGACGGATCTTTGGTTCTGTTAATTCCTTCAAATAGTGCTTCCATGAGTCCACAGTAATGGCGTCGGAGCTTCTGGAATTCCCAATCCATCTGGACTTCTCCGTCCATCAGGAATAGCTTCAGGTCCTTTGTATATGTGGTAAGAGTAGTTAAGAAAAACTCGCCGTTGTAAACTTCGGGTTCTCTAAGGAAATGCGAAGTCAGCTTGAAAACATGGGTGATCTCCGTTCTGAGAAGATCCATCTTCCGGTTCCTCCTAGGATTGCTGTTTGTCCTCTGATGTATCCGAGCCCGTGCCTCATCGTTGCATCGAGAGACTTGGCCTTGTAGTTCCTCAAGAAGAGTCCGATAAATATGAATGTTGATGGACCCCatagcaacaacaacagcgTCCCGAACAGATGCGGAGGAGACAGACAGCATGGGAATGAGGTACTTGAACAACATCCGAGCCGTCACAATCTTATCTTTGGACGACGCTTTGGATGCCTTCCGAACGTGCTGAGGATCCTGAGCCGTTGGCAAAGCCCCCGGGTCTGCCAGTGTTGTGCAAGCAAAGATCAGATACAGCTTCCATTGCTCCACCATCACCTCAGGATGGGTTGTCGCAGATCGGGCCCCTAGCCTGGCACTTCCTGGCTCATTGTTGTAGTACAAGCCCCTTGAAGGCTCGGAGAGGTACACGATTGGCTTGTACATCTGCAAAATACGGTTGCAAATGAGATCGCGGCAGATAGTGACTGTAAATGGGCATTTCTCGTAGGCCATTCGAATGAGCTTAGGGAAGATTTTAAACCACAAAGTCGTATCATAAGAGACATCGCTGGCACAAAGCTCTACAAGAGCACCTTGGTTGTTGGCGTTTTGTAGACCCCGTTGCAATCGGCTTCGTTCGGCAACAGATAGCTGCTCATCGTTAAAATCCATGACCTTACTAGACTCGTTTTCAAGAATATCAATCAGTCTCATGGAATCCTTATCCTCACAAGCTTCTTTCCCCAGGGCCTTGTCAAATTCAACAATCAGACGAAGAACTGTCACTGCAAAGTGACGGACTCGTCGTGATTGCGAACAGAGGAAAAACAAACCATGGGCCTCGGCCTGGTCAACCTCCGCCCAGATACTAGATAAATCAAGCTTGATTGCTCTTTTATCAGAGGCATTAGCTTCAGGTTGGTCTGTGGCAGCATCACGGGTCTTTTGTCTGATTTCCTCGATCCATATCTGTAGCAGTTCAACGTATAAGCGTAGGGTGTTCTCGATATGACTGTGGCCAAGCATTCCGCCATCAGACATTGTCGAGTATCGATCAtcgaagttgaagatgaaacgAGCGAATCCCATAGTGACTTGTTGAGCATGTGATTGTCTGGCAATGGCTTTCAAAGAATTGGCAGATGACTCCGCAATATTATACTGCACATGGGCTGTTCCAGTACACAGCAAATTGATCAGAGAGTTGAAAGGTATGTCAACAGAAAGACAACGGGGTAACGCCTGAACAGCAACATGTAAGAGTTCATAAAAC
This genomic stretch from Fusarium oxysporum f. sp. lycopersici 4287 chromosome 2, whole genome shotgun sequence harbors:
- a CDS encoding hypothetical protein (At least one base has a quality score < 10), which encodes MIAAAGVGFDRSDMQSVATRIDGDASYPSRPPTSLSGNVAPMDRPNASDAPYGMTQRKLERMHSKSRRDHTPHHSHSSRHKDEQKTVGEYALHVLFTSFIAQAEEKLTECVTVPFDPEPNVEQICGPGVDPAFDQLIVALGHIASPKPKALIDSMMLWRKSKSDAANEARSHLQQSRNAAAGAPLVRRNTEPVQAAMPGQGGPDSVFPNGPPTLAARQEFVAQAERRSTVSIYILCRVLLEVISQSNLLSITAEMEDKLESIIFGQLKIADTEQLMVSPLKLANWNLFAQLLGHMSGINFGGVTRRFIEDLDSSLQERVVKSPTSSSGRDAEGKVELVLGGMKHLKLKISPEESWEQSCDFLISLGRLFQKSHGQKVKTAFCQVIEMLLLPIAAKASNSHFMHPKWAEVLAAVGPRLAQMFMKPRHWNFAFPLTATLLCVSSPDNFGSQWLQLILPLQTKVKDRMTKPLCLQVISRLLWTFLYRTNETFQNSLRKIDEVMKLVLPSSKRSLVASDTPCTEPLIQIIRIVGFKYPEYCFRNVVFPLINAELFTSNKELKVEQLDPDRVVVGIRAFLYIMSDLEKGEQGRPPFPQFFENPNSSSTPDRFPVSPAMSSARNSPLSQPDAASKEEYISRPVLTHVLSDGVRDFYLKFCEILGKITIICDNTFGGQAALDEKFNSPLPKTPITETFTFSRKDDHQSAADQKQAFYELLHVAVQALPRCLSVDIPFNSLINLLCTGTAHVQYNIAESSANSLKAIARQSHAQQVTMGFARFIFNFDDRYSTMSDGGMLGHSHIENTLRLYVELLQIWIEEIRQKTRDAATDQPEANASDKRAIKLDLSSIWAEVDQAEAHGLFFLCSQSRRVRHFAVTVLRLIVEFDKALGKEACEDKDSMRLIDILENESSKVMDFNDEQLSVAERSRLQRGLQNANNQGALVELCASDVSYDTTLWFKIFPKLIRMAYEKCPFTVTICRDLICNRILQMYKPIVYLSEPSRGLYYNNEPGSARLGARSATTHPEVMVEQWKLYLIFACTTLADPGALPTAQDPQHVRKASKASSKDKIVTARMLFKYLIPMLSVSSASVRDAVVVAMGSINIHIYRTLLEELQGQVSRCNDEARARIHQRTNSNPRRNRKMDLLRTEITHVFKLTSHFLREPEVYNGEFFLTTLTTYTKDLKLFLMDGEVQMDWEFQKLRRHYCGLMEALFEGINRTKDPSRWMTFESRKSAFSLMEDWCGFSPNQKQIRAREDTMRQSLIDQQTLGERGTATAAMEIEKRNLRTAALSAMAALCGGPISVTTESNVVLQFDVRRMLAWIDSIFNSGSDKMNVIGRRALQNLIVHNQEVPYLMEHCIARCYLAEAPKVLESYFTVVTQVLQDHIDYPCPFWKLLGLCLFTLGNDQSEIRSKSSTVLRSLEARQQRNSKIQDFDISISDKTQAVYKLAQFEISKRLAKQHTELAFHIFSEFTLYFKDLQPAAQRNVVAVMLPWIQSIELKLDPSGGPAAQSFVLLANLLEITIKSSGALHNEVQALWQALASGPYPGNVRLVLEFIMQLCLERREQNFVEYAKQIVVFLSTTNSTPGIKVVEFLLMQITPKAMVPNEKRDAVEPPADINLLPYCANLAEALPVGTKQAGFSLGQLSLILLVDLMVSPVHLTLENVPLLLQVVTVLWDHYTPLVQEQAREMLVHLIHEVVISQIDDQTHDVDKKAIEDLIDMIRRHDRSVVWGYEDSNGKVDDHDSKVPPSMEFLTTEVIKTFETTFPGIKEHWGRLSLTWATSCPVRHLACRSFQIFRCVLTSVDQPMLGDMLARLSNTIADEDPEIQSFSMEILTTLKTIIVKLDAEDLLNFPQLFWTTCACLESINEREFLEAVEMLNKFLTKLDLSSPNVRRILADGQPSRWEGIFEGIQPLLHKGLRSSLCWQPTLDTIDKLVHIPSDGLVGDESRLFFSLLANFPRFLNELEKSTSDESVIQTARLLQEEADNQGLAGIAEALDDFALGNPQGSSKDFIVELWGALREYYLPQMDFQMVTFLTGLLTNSLSWVKIQTMRILCVAIPEVDMRKPELAGHGSDLISPLLRLLQTEFCMEALEVLDNIMTMSGNHMDKHHLRMSMTRPTSRAIRKEYERTQSLFGIPEASGWAIPMPAKKTDATRANIHAAFYTCQGSEGMLTETSPTPDVEFHADDFPYNYFGAPERTETMLSDEGRGDVHSGDLATKLDSLDDFFEEPSSPTTDDDGRSSRTITEYTPESFETGAELYDEQILPILHEASNNTSFQNGFSDRSPGLSREVSSNTMNPGAFSVVIPTVRPGLHSRSITSPSAPASYQPQMGDIVSDDEYVGGFSDADDERPGTGHTESAFYLENMIKPVTRRPQSRMRRGPSSRSRDERSREKPPPQPASRLANSIFPPGMQDHAEGDML
- a CDS encoding hypothetical protein (At least one base has a quality score < 10); amino-acid sequence: MIAAAGVGFDRSDMQSVATRIDGDASYPSRPPTSLSGNVAPMDRPNASDAPYGMTQRKLERMHSKSRRDHTPHHSHSSRHKDEQKTVGEYALHVLFTSFIAQAEEKLTECVTVPFDPEPNVEQICGPGVDPAFDQLIVALGHIASPKPKALIDSMMLWRKSKSDAANEARSHLQQSRNAAAGAPLVRRNTEPVQAAMPGQGGPDSVFPNGPPTLAARQEFVAQAERRSTVSIYILCRVLLEVISQSNLLSITAEMEDKLESIIFGQLKIADTEQLMVSPLKLANWNLFAQLLGHMSGINFGGVTRRFIEDLDSSLQERVVKSPTSSSGRDAEGKVELVLGGMKHLKLKISPEESWEQSCDFLISLGRLFQKSHGQKVKTAFCQVIEMLLLPIAAKASNSHFMHPKWAEVLAAVGPRLAQMFMKPRHWNFAFPLTATLLCVSSPDNFGSQWLQLILPLQTKVKDRMTKPLCLQVISRLLWTFLYRTNETFQNSLRKIDEVMKLVLPSSKRSLVASDTPCTEPLIQIIRIVGFKYPEYCFRNVVFPLINAELFTSNKELKVEQLDPDRVVVGIRAFLYIMSDLEKGEQGRPPFPQFFENPNSSSTPDRFPVSPAMSSARNSPLSQPDAASKEEYISRPVLTHVLSDGVRDFYLKFCEILGKITIICDNTFGGQAALDEKFNSPLPKTPITETFTFSRKDDHQSAADQKQAFYELLHVAVQALPRCLSVDIPFNSLINLLCTGTAHVQYNIAESSANSLKAIARQSHAQQVTMGFARFIFNFDDRYSTMSDGGMLGHSHIENTLRLYVELLQIWIEEIRQKTRDAATDQPEANASDKRAIKLDLSSIWAEVDQAEAHGLFFLCSQSRRVRHFAVTVLRLIVEFDKALGKEACEDKDSMRLIDILENESSKVMDFNDEQLSVAERSRLQRGLQNANNQGALVELCASDVSYDTTLWFKIFPKLIRMAYEKCPFTVTICRDLICNRILQMYKPIVYLSEPSRGLYYNNEPGSARLGARSATTHPEVMVEQWKLYLIFACTTLADPGALPTAQDPQHVRKASKASSKDKIVTARMLFKYLIPMLSVSSASVRDAVVVAMGSINIHIYRTLLEELQGQVSRCNDEARARIHQRTNSNPRRNRKMDLLRTEITHVFKLTSHFLREPEVYNGEFFLTTLTTYTKDLKLFLMDGEVQMDWEFQKLRRHYCGLMEALFEGINRTKDPSRWMTFESRKSAFSLMEDWCGFSPNQKQIRAREDTMRQSLIDQQTLGERGTATAAMEIEKRNLRTAALSAMAALCGGPISVTTESNVVLQFDVRRMLAWIDSIFNSGSDKMNVIGRRALQNLIVHNQEVPYLMEHCIARCYLAEAPKVLESYFTVVTQVLQDHIDYPCPFWKLLGLCLFTLGNDQSEIRSKSSTVLRSLEARQQRNSKIQDFDISISDKTQAVYKLAQFEISKRLAKQHTELAFHIFSEFTLYFKDLQPAAQRNVVAVMLPWIQSIELKLDPSGGPAAQSFVLLANLLEITIKSSGALHNEVQALWQALASGPYPGNVRLVLEFIMQLCLERREQNFVEYAKQIVVFLSTTNSTPGIKVVEFLLMQITPKAMVPNEKRDAVEPPADINLLPYCANLAEALPVGTKQAGFSLGQLSLILLVDLMVSPVHLTLENVPLLLQVVTVLWDHYTPLVQEQAREMLVHLIHEVVISQIDDQTHDVDKKAIEDLIDMIRRHDRSVVWGYEDSNGKVDDHDSKVPPSMEFLTTEVIKTFETTFPGIKEHWGRLSLTWATSCPVRHLACRSFQIFRCVLTSVDQPMLGDMLARLSNTIADEDPEIQSFSMEILTTLKTIIVKLDAEDLLNFPQLFWTTCACLESINEREFLEAVEMLNKFLTKLDLSSPNVRRILADGQPSRWEGIFEGIQPLLHKGLRSSLCWQPTLDTIDKLVHIPSDGLVGDESRLFFSLLANFPRFLNELEKSTSDESVIQTARLLQEEADNQGLAGIAEALDDFALGNPQGSSKDFIVELWGALREYYLPQMDFQMVTFLTGLLTNSLSWVKIQTMRILCVAIPEVDMRKPELAGHGSDLISPLLRLLQTEFCMEALEVLDNIMTMSGNHMDKHHLRMSMTRPTSRAIRKEYERTQSLFGIPEASGWAIPMPAKKTDATRANIHAAFYTCQGSEGMLTETSPTPDVEFHADDFPYNYFGAPERTETMLSDEGRGDVHSGDLATKLDSLDDFFEEPSSPTTDDDGRSSRTITEYTPESFETGAELYDEQILPILHEASNNTSFQNGFSDRSPGLSRETRPAFQIHHITLSSSFLSTTDGRYCFR